In Hymenobacter gelipurpurascens, one DNA window encodes the following:
- the thiL gene encoding thiamine-phosphate kinase, producing the protein MSDITPLDKVGEFGLIRRIQDTITLNQPSTILGIGDDAAILAPEAGQEVVISTDLLVEGVHFDLTFCPLKHLGYKAVAVNVSDVAAMNATPTQIVVALSVPSRFSVEAVEELYEGMRLACEAYNVDLVGGDTTGSRSGLTIGITALGQVAAGKAVRRSGAGNNDLICVTGDLGGAYLGLQVLEREKQAWQADPETQPELDKYPYVLQRQLRPEARMDVVYELRDLGVVPTSMIDVSDGLASEVLHLCQASGTGARIFTENLPIANPTLEVAEEFNLDPIMCMLNGGEDYELLFTVPLSAHDKIKNHPDITIIGHMVEKSEGANLITKSGQPVPLRAQGFNHFDQ; encoded by the coding sequence ATGAGTGATATCACCCCCCTCGATAAAGTAGGCGAGTTCGGCCTGATTCGTCGTATCCAGGATACCATTACCCTAAACCAGCCCAGCACCATCCTCGGCATCGGCGACGATGCCGCTATTCTGGCCCCCGAAGCCGGGCAGGAGGTCGTCATCAGCACTGATCTGCTAGTGGAAGGAGTGCATTTCGACCTCACATTCTGCCCACTCAAGCACCTTGGCTACAAGGCCGTGGCCGTAAACGTATCGGACGTGGCCGCTATGAATGCCACGCCCACGCAAATTGTGGTGGCTCTGAGTGTTCCGTCGCGTTTTTCGGTGGAAGCTGTGGAGGAGTTATACGAAGGCATGCGCCTGGCCTGCGAGGCCTACAATGTGGACCTAGTGGGCGGCGATACCACCGGCAGCCGCTCCGGCCTGACCATCGGTATCACGGCGCTAGGCCAGGTGGCCGCCGGAAAAGCCGTGCGCCGCAGCGGGGCAGGCAACAACGACCTGATCTGCGTAACCGGCGACCTGGGCGGTGCTTACCTGGGCCTGCAGGTGCTGGAGCGCGAAAAGCAAGCCTGGCAAGCCGACCCCGAAACGCAACCCGAGCTCGACAAATATCCTTACGTACTCCAGCGCCAGCTACGCCCCGAGGCCCGTATGGATGTGGTGTATGAGCTGCGCGACCTGGGCGTGGTGCCCACCAGCATGATAGACGTATCCGATGGGCTGGCCTCCGAAGTGCTGCACCTCTGCCAGGCCAGCGGCACGGGTGCACGCATCTTCACTGAAAACCTGCCCATTGCCAACCCCACGCTGGAAGTAGCCGAGGAATTCAACCTCGACCCCATTATGTGCATGCTCAACGGCGGCGAGGACTACGAACTGCTCTTTACAGTCCCGCTCTCGGCCCACGACAAAATCAAAAACCACCCCGATATCACCATCATCGGGCACATGGTAGAAAAGAGTGAAGGCGCCAACCTCATCACCAAATCCGGCCAGCCTGTGCCGCTCCGCGCTCAGGGCTTCAATCATTTTGATCAGTAA
- a CDS encoding SDR family oxidoreductase: protein MTIAITAATGQLGRIVVEKLLAKVPADQVLALVRTPAKATDLGVTAREADYSRPETLETALAGVDTLLLISSSEVGKRAAQHRNVLEAAKKKGVKHIIYTSLLHADSSPLSLADEHRATEADLKASGIPFTILRNGWYTENYTGSIPGALAGGAFIGSAGEGRISSASRADFAEAAVAVLMSPGHKGKTYELAGDEAYTLTDLAAEISRQSGRDIPYKNLPQAEYAAALASFGLPEGLAHAIAGWDVSASQGALFDESHQLSQLIGHPTTPLSTSVAEALK from the coding sequence ATGACCATTGCCATCACCGCAGCCACCGGCCAACTCGGCCGAATCGTTGTCGAGAAACTTCTCGCCAAAGTACCCGCCGATCAAGTTCTCGCGCTGGTCCGGACGCCCGCCAAAGCGACTGACCTAGGCGTTACGGCCCGCGAAGCCGACTACTCCCGCCCCGAAACGCTGGAAACCGCACTTGCGGGTGTCGACACTTTACTGCTGATTTCCTCCAGCGAAGTAGGCAAACGAGCCGCGCAGCACCGCAACGTTCTGGAGGCAGCCAAAAAGAAAGGGGTGAAGCACATCATCTACACCAGCCTGCTACACGCCGATTCGTCGCCGCTTAGCCTGGCCGATGAGCATCGCGCCACGGAAGCCGATCTGAAAGCTTCGGGTATTCCCTTCACGATTCTGCGCAACGGCTGGTACACCGAAAACTATACTGGGTCTATTCCGGGCGCCTTGGCGGGCGGTGCGTTTATCGGCAGTGCCGGTGAAGGCCGGATTTCCTCGGCTTCGCGGGCTGACTTTGCTGAGGCGGCCGTGGCGGTGCTCATGAGCCCTGGGCACAAGGGCAAAACCTACGAGCTAGCCGGTGATGAGGCCTACACGCTAACGGACCTGGCCGCCGAAATATCGCGCCAGTCTGGCCGGGATATTCCCTACAAAAACCTTCCGCAGGCAGAATACGCGGCTGCACTCGCCAGCTTCGGGCTGCCCGAAGGCTTAGCCCACGCCATTGCCGGTTGGGATGTAAGCGCGTCACAAGGTGCGTTGTTTGATGAGAGTCACCAGCTCTCCCAACTCATCGGGCACCCAACAACGCCGCTCTCTACCTCTGTAGCTGAGGCGCTAAAATAA
- a CDS encoding M3 family oligoendopeptidase, with translation MNPTTAPTAADLATDTQRPLRQYLPEDFTVSDWAAIEPYFAELRDRTLDSGAELERWLLDRSELESVLSEDLAWRYIRMTCDTQDQTRSEAFQYFVSEIEPNVAPYDHALNEKMIASPFLPDLDPARYRVFTRSVRQALEIYRAENIPLKTETSTKQQQYAATVGAMTVTLGGEEMTLPRAADRLKSPDRAVREEAWRAIQARRIQDAKPLDALFTDLIGLRHQMALNADYANFRDYMFAALGRFDYTPQDCFNFHRAIRETVVPLIDDLDLERRQDLNLPELRPWDLDVDVSGKAPLRPFDTGTELLEKTITVFQNLDPFLGDCLRTMRQMGHLDLESRKGKAPGGYNYPLDETGVPFIFMNATSSLRDVVTMLHEGGHAVHSFLTRRLPLSADKHPPSEVAELASMSMELMSMDQWDVFFTDPDELRRAKKTHLESVLETFPWVATIDKFQHWIYENPEHTEDERHQRWTEIFDEFNQRTVSWKGLEEFKPYLWQKQLHLYEVPFYYIEYAMAQLGAIAVWRNFHQNPQVGLEAYKRALALGYTAPIGEIYAAAGIRFDFSTEYLRTLADFVHEEMTKL, from the coding sequence ATGAATCCAACCACCGCCCCCACTGCTGCCGACTTGGCTACCGATACGCAGCGTCCGCTCCGGCAGTACTTGCCCGAGGATTTCACGGTTTCCGACTGGGCTGCCATTGAACCCTATTTCGCCGAGTTGCGCGACCGTACCCTCGACTCGGGCGCGGAGCTGGAGCGCTGGCTGCTAGACCGCTCCGAGCTGGAATCGGTGCTGAGCGAGGACCTGGCTTGGCGCTATATCCGCATGACGTGCGACACGCAGGACCAAACCCGGTCCGAGGCGTTTCAGTATTTCGTGAGCGAGATTGAGCCCAATGTAGCGCCTTACGACCACGCCCTTAACGAGAAAATGATAGCCTCGCCGTTCCTGCCCGATCTGGACCCGGCGCGGTACCGCGTGTTTACCCGTTCGGTGCGGCAGGCGCTGGAAATCTATCGGGCCGAGAACATTCCGCTCAAAACCGAAACCAGCACCAAGCAGCAGCAATACGCCGCCACCGTAGGCGCCATGACGGTGACGCTCGGCGGCGAAGAAATGACCTTGCCCCGTGCCGCCGACCGCCTCAAAAGCCCCGACCGCGCCGTGCGCGAAGAAGCCTGGCGGGCCATTCAGGCGCGCCGCATTCAAGATGCCAAGCCCCTCGATGCGCTCTTCACGGACCTAATAGGCCTACGCCACCAGATGGCGCTAAACGCCGACTACGCCAACTTCCGCGACTATATGTTCGCGGCGCTAGGCCGCTTCGATTACACCCCGCAGGACTGCTTCAACTTTCACCGGGCTATTCGGGAAACGGTGGTTCCCCTGATTGATGACCTCGATCTGGAGCGTCGCCAGGACCTGAACCTGCCCGAGTTGCGCCCTTGGGATTTGGATGTAGACGTATCGGGCAAAGCGCCCCTGCGGCCTTTTGATACCGGAACGGAGCTGCTGGAAAAAACCATCACCGTTTTCCAGAACCTCGACCCCTTCCTGGGTGACTGTCTGCGGACAATGCGCCAGATGGGCCACCTGGACCTGGAATCGCGCAAAGGAAAAGCCCCCGGCGGCTACAATTACCCGCTGGATGAAACTGGTGTGCCGTTCATCTTCATGAATGCCACCAGCTCCCTGCGCGATGTGGTGACCATGCTGCACGAAGGTGGCCACGCCGTGCACAGCTTCCTGACACGCCGCCTGCCGCTTTCTGCCGATAAGCACCCGCCATCTGAAGTGGCTGAGCTGGCTTCCATGAGCATGGAGCTGATGAGCATGGACCAGTGGGACGTATTCTTCACCGACCCCGATGAGCTGCGCCGCGCCAAGAAAACGCACCTCGAAAGCGTACTCGAAACCTTCCCGTGGGTAGCCACCATCGATAAGTTTCAGCACTGGATCTACGAAAACCCCGAGCATACGGAAGATGAGCGCCACCAGCGCTGGACGGAGATTTTCGATGAGTTCAACCAGCGCACAGTCAGCTGGAAAGGCCTGGAAGAGTTCAAGCCCTACCTCTGGCAGAAGCAGCTACACCTCTACGAAGTGCCCTTCTACTACATCGAGTATGCCATGGCGCAGCTGGGGGCCATTGCGGTGTGGCGCAACTTCCACCAGAATCCGCAGGTGGGCCTGGAGGCCTACAAGCGGGCCCTGGCCCTGGGCTACACCGCGCCCATCGGCGAAATCTACGCCGCCGCCGGTATCCGCTTCGATTTCAGCACCGAATACCTGCGTACCCTCGCCGACTTCGTGCACGAGGAAATGACCAAGCTCTAG
- a CDS encoding ABC transporter permease has protein sequence MTKIAIISIAMGLAVMLVSFAILEGFRNEIQSKIFSFGAHLQVSKYDTNNSLQVEPIGAPKLVQQLKNNPQVKSTQSFARKAAIIKTKEEVLGVVLKGIDEKNGPSTMRQNLVAGKFLSFPDTASNDILLSRKVADKLRLKPGDDALFYFIQNPPRVRKFTVSGIYQTGLDEFDEVYVIGDLRQVQELYSWPDSLVGGVEVVLKDFNRLDPVADTLYENLRYDLKLDKITDQYAQLFDWLQLLNRNVVIFLILIIFVATFNMVATIFIMILERTNMIGVLKAIGATDNQIRSMFFFRGLSLTVRGIFYGNLVGLGFCAIQYFFHPIPLDPENYYMDRVPIYWDLFIIVVLNAATFLTSLMAVLIPTYLISRIKPVTAIKFD, from the coding sequence GTGACAAAGATAGCCATCATCAGCATTGCCATGGGGCTTGCGGTGATGCTGGTGTCGTTTGCCATCTTGGAAGGATTCCGGAATGAAATCCAGAGCAAGATCTTTTCCTTTGGCGCCCACCTGCAGGTGAGCAAGTACGATACCAACAACTCGTTGCAGGTAGAGCCTATTGGGGCGCCCAAGCTGGTACAGCAGTTAAAGAACAATCCGCAGGTAAAGTCTACGCAGTCATTTGCGCGCAAGGCGGCCATTATCAAGACCAAGGAGGAAGTGCTAGGTGTGGTGCTGAAGGGCATTGATGAGAAAAACGGCCCCTCCACTATGCGCCAGAACCTGGTGGCCGGCAAGTTCCTGTCCTTCCCCGATACTGCCAGCAACGATATTCTGCTTTCGCGCAAAGTAGCCGACAAGCTGCGCCTCAAGCCCGGAGATGATGCCCTGTTCTACTTCATTCAGAATCCGCCCCGCGTGCGCAAGTTCACGGTGAGTGGTATTTACCAGACTGGCCTAGACGAGTTCGATGAGGTGTATGTCATCGGTGATTTGCGGCAGGTGCAGGAGCTGTACTCTTGGCCCGACTCGTTGGTGGGTGGGGTGGAAGTGGTGCTCAAGGACTTCAACCGCCTCGACCCCGTAGCCGACACCCTTTACGAAAACCTGCGCTACGACCTGAAGCTGGACAAGATTACTGACCAGTACGCCCAGCTCTTCGACTGGCTGCAGCTGCTCAACCGCAACGTGGTCATTTTCCTGATCTTGATCATTTTCGTGGCCACCTTTAACATGGTCGCCACTATTTTCATCATGATTCTGGAGCGCACCAACATGATTGGGGTGCTCAAAGCTATTGGGGCCACCGATAACCAAATCCGGAGTATGTTCTTTTTCCGGGGCCTGAGCCTGACGGTGCGTGGCATCTTCTACGGTAACCTAGTGGGCCTGGGATTTTGCGCCATTCAGTACTTTTTCCACCCCATTCCGCTGGACCCTGAGAACTACTACATGGACCGCGTGCCGATCTACTGGGACCTGTTCATTATTGTGGTGCTGAATGCGGCTACATTCCTGACCTCCTTAATGGCCGTTTTGATTCCGACATATTTGATTTCGCGGATCAAGCCCGTAACCGCCATCAAGTTCGATTAA
- a CDS encoding ferredoxin--NADP reductase yields the protein MSSQYLTLNVVELTQETSDAVTIHFERPDRQPVASQPGQFLTLILPCGAGGKKERRAYSLSSTPAEAPRLAVTVKRVPGGLMSNYLLDTVRVGQQMEVMAPIGNFTLQTAPKSARSFVLVGAGSGITPLMSMLKAVLREEPQSHVLLIYGNRNEASVIFREQLRQLEQQYAGRFQIEHVYSQPTGPVAGHQHTGRLNRTMLLRILEQRHQFPADQADYYLCGPEGLMTEAKAALELLGVPASRIRRESFIAAADTAEAAATQPNGHGDVSAADDDGKVVSRTVTINYEGAEYQFVVEPNQTILEAALDLDIDLPYSCQAGLCTACRGKCLSGKVHLDEREGLSDREISQGYVLTCVGHPLTSDVVIEID from the coding sequence ATGAGCAGTCAGTACCTTACGCTCAACGTCGTCGAGCTCACCCAGGAAACCTCCGATGCCGTTACCATCCATTTCGAACGCCCCGACCGCCAGCCCGTAGCCAGCCAGCCAGGCCAATTCCTGACGCTGATTCTGCCCTGCGGCGCCGGTGGCAAAAAGGAGCGCCGGGCCTACTCTCTGAGCAGCACGCCCGCCGAGGCCCCGCGCCTTGCCGTAACCGTGAAGCGCGTGCCCGGCGGACTGATGAGCAACTATTTGCTGGATACCGTGCGCGTAGGCCAGCAAATGGAGGTAATGGCGCCCATCGGCAACTTCACTTTGCAAACGGCGCCCAAGTCGGCTCGCTCGTTTGTGCTGGTAGGAGCGGGCTCGGGCATTACGCCCCTGATGAGCATGCTGAAAGCAGTATTGCGCGAGGAGCCGCAAAGCCACGTGCTGCTGATCTATGGCAACCGCAACGAGGCCTCCGTGATTTTCCGGGAGCAGCTGCGGCAACTGGAGCAGCAGTACGCCGGCCGCTTCCAGATAGAGCACGTGTATAGCCAGCCCACCGGCCCGGTAGCGGGGCACCAGCACACGGGCCGCCTCAACCGCACTATGCTGCTGCGTATTCTGGAGCAGCGCCACCAGTTCCCGGCCGATCAGGCCGACTATTACCTCTGCGGACCCGAGGGCCTGATGACGGAAGCCAAAGCCGCTCTTGAGCTGCTGGGCGTACCCGCCAGCCGGATCCGGCGGGAGAGCTTCATCGCGGCCGCCGACACGGCGGAAGCCGCTGCCACGCAGCCCAACGGCCACGGCGACGTATCGGCGGCGGATGACGACGGCAAAGTGGTGAGCCGTACTGTTACCATCAATTATGAAGGAGCTGAGTATCAGTTCGTGGTAGAGCCAAATCAGACTATCTTAGAGGCTGCTCTTGATCTGGATATAGACCTGCCGTATTCCTGCCAGGCCGGGCTTTGCACGGCTTGCCGCGGCAAGTGCCTTTCGGGTAAAGTGCACCTGGATGAGCGCGAAGGCCTCTCAGATCGGGAGATCAGCCAAGGCTACGTGCTTACCTGCGTAGGCCACCCGCTGACGAGTGATGTGGTAATTGAAATCGACTAG
- a CDS encoding T9SS-dependent choice-of-anchor J family protein, whose protein sequence is MKNNYSKRVLPALLLALGLSSGAAAQVTLQNSSYTEEFDGIGTALPSGFTVRTGATATVPGTEVALTTTKTPWANLSGRFSNYASADGLTAAADAAAQDASTDRALGVRQTGSFGDPGAAFVFQATNTTKRAGFSLSFKLQSLDNTSPRTTTWRVDYATGDTPTNFQAIGNGTTSGGTAFSNTPVTVNFGNALNNKSEKVWIRIVALANSSGSSNRPTTAIDDFSLTWTNILPTDPAITVPGAPLTFASQLINTASASQSYQLSAVNLTGDVTVTAPASFTVSKDNAAFTSTIAFTPGELATAKPVYVRYTPTALGVASGNITHTTPGGLEETVAVSGSSFDPNNLVFNFENCVGSTNLSEGWTQFSVTGAQVWGCTTFGRDATDATGKKSSGNALQINGFATTSIQNEDWLISPALNASSFTYPLLSFYSRVAFSGAPLQLKVSTNYSGTGNPNATGVTWTTLDAAFPAIGSDTWTLTDNVDLTAFKSATVYVAFVYNSTTDEAARWTVDDVRLRNSTTPPPPSLAVNTSTLAFGYRAHNTATTQTLNVTLRDLTAAATITSSNPVFQLSKDGTAFSNSISFDATEAGSAPKTITVRFSPTQANTSYNSTLTVASAGVTSLTIDATGNTYNVANTLEVVSWNIEWFGSQAGLGPQDKALQQENVKTMLTNLNADIFALAEVVDTVRLGTVVRQLGGYRYMVSPAASGGSSAGTNSFYATAQKLVFVYRTSVIKNPTFKVLLECDNQTTTCSAYSDWSSGRYPYAMEADVELNGTTNRMLVVLIHAKANTNPVVDAYNRRKAGAAALKAKLDADYPTTKFVIVGDYNDDLDETITAGAPSTESSYKTFVDDAANYQALTLPLSLAKKKSTVSYNDVIDHAVTSNELAANYLTGSAEIQTSLAALIPNYANTTSDHYPVQTRYVFGTVTSTKQVRLAEQLIISPNPTSNTISLQLPTLVGNLTLQVTATDGRVIFTGTGRAEQLNQQLAQRVGSLKAGLYVVRATSAQNTYVGRFVKQ, encoded by the coding sequence ATGAAGAACAACTATTCAAAACGTGTGCTACCTGCTTTGCTGCTGGCCCTGGGCCTGAGCAGCGGTGCAGCGGCGCAGGTAACGCTTCAAAACAGCTCCTACACCGAAGAATTCGACGGTATTGGCACAGCACTTCCTAGCGGCTTCACCGTTCGTACGGGCGCTACAGCTACTGTTCCCGGCACTGAAGTGGCCCTCACGACTACCAAGACGCCTTGGGCTAACCTCTCGGGTCGGTTTAGCAACTATGCGTCCGCTGATGGCCTGACGGCTGCTGCCGATGCTGCTGCGCAAGATGCTTCTACTGACCGCGCCCTTGGGGTACGCCAGACAGGCAGTTTCGGAGACCCCGGAGCTGCTTTTGTTTTTCAGGCTACTAATACCACGAAACGGGCAGGTTTCTCGCTTTCCTTCAAGCTGCAATCGCTCGATAACACCTCCCCCCGTACTACTACGTGGCGGGTAGACTACGCTACGGGCGATACTCCTACCAACTTCCAGGCAATTGGCAACGGTACCACCAGCGGTGGTACTGCATTCAGCAATACGCCGGTAACCGTAAACTTCGGTAATGCGCTTAACAATAAGAGCGAGAAAGTGTGGATTCGGATTGTGGCGCTGGCTAACTCATCGGGTTCCAGTAATCGCCCTACCACGGCCATCGACGACTTTTCGCTAACCTGGACGAATATATTGCCCACCGATCCGGCCATTACGGTACCAGGTGCGCCGCTTACATTTGCCAGCCAATTGATCAATACAGCTTCTGCTTCGCAGAGCTACCAATTGAGTGCTGTCAATCTGACTGGTGACGTAACTGTAACTGCTCCGGCCAGCTTCACCGTTTCGAAAGATAATGCCGCTTTCACCTCTACTATTGCCTTCACCCCCGGTGAACTAGCAACGGCTAAGCCGGTGTACGTACGCTATACACCCACGGCGCTGGGAGTAGCCTCCGGGAACATTACGCACACTACTCCTGGTGGCCTAGAGGAAACCGTGGCCGTATCGGGTAGCTCTTTCGACCCCAACAACTTGGTTTTCAACTTTGAAAACTGCGTGGGTAGCACAAACCTTTCAGAGGGCTGGACGCAGTTCAGCGTAACGGGCGCTCAAGTTTGGGGCTGCACCACTTTTGGGCGCGATGCCACCGATGCTACTGGCAAGAAATCCAGCGGAAATGCTCTGCAAATAAATGGCTTCGCTACAACTAGCATCCAGAACGAGGATTGGTTGATTTCGCCGGCCCTGAACGCCTCTTCCTTCACGTACCCCTTGCTTTCATTCTATAGCCGCGTGGCCTTCTCGGGCGCTCCATTGCAGCTGAAAGTTTCTACCAACTACTCTGGCACCGGTAACCCCAACGCTACCGGCGTAACCTGGACGACCCTCGACGCAGCCTTCCCGGCTATCGGCTCCGATACATGGACGCTGACTGACAACGTTGACCTGACGGCCTTCAAGTCGGCTACCGTCTACGTGGCTTTTGTATATAACTCAACCACAGATGAGGCCGCCCGCTGGACTGTAGACGATGTGCGTCTGCGCAACTCCACCACGCCTCCTCCGCCTTCACTGGCTGTAAACACCTCTACACTGGCATTCGGCTACCGTGCTCATAACACGGCAACCACCCAAACGCTGAACGTAACCCTGCGCGACCTGACGGCTGCCGCTACCATTACCTCATCCAATCCAGTATTCCAGCTGTCGAAGGATGGTACCGCTTTCAGTAACTCTATTAGCTTCGACGCTACTGAAGCCGGTAGTGCGCCTAAAACTATAACTGTACGTTTCAGCCCCACACAGGCTAATACTAGCTACAACAGCACCCTCACGGTGGCCAGTGCAGGTGTAACTTCCCTCACCATTGATGCTACTGGCAACACGTATAACGTGGCTAACACGCTGGAAGTAGTAAGCTGGAATATTGAGTGGTTCGGCTCGCAGGCAGGCCTAGGCCCCCAAGACAAGGCTCTGCAGCAAGAGAACGTAAAGACTATGCTCACTAATCTCAATGCCGACATTTTTGCGCTGGCCGAGGTAGTTGATACGGTTCGTCTGGGTACGGTAGTGCGCCAGCTAGGTGGCTACCGCTACATGGTGTCGCCGGCAGCATCGGGCGGAAGCTCGGCCGGTACTAACTCCTTCTATGCTACGGCGCAGAAGCTGGTATTCGTGTATCGCACCAGTGTTATCAAGAATCCCACTTTCAAGGTGCTATTAGAGTGTGATAACCAGACCACTACCTGCTCGGCGTATTCCGATTGGTCGTCGGGCCGGTACCCGTATGCCATGGAGGCTGATGTGGAACTGAACGGCACCACCAACCGCATGCTGGTGGTATTGATTCACGCCAAAGCCAACACCAACCCCGTAGTTGACGCTTACAACCGCCGGAAAGCAGGAGCCGCAGCTCTGAAAGCTAAGCTTGACGCCGACTACCCCACTACCAAGTTTGTGATTGTAGGCGACTACAACGACGACCTCGACGAGACCATAACCGCTGGTGCTCCCTCCACGGAGTCTTCGTACAAAACATTCGTAGATGATGCTGCCAACTACCAGGCACTCACGCTGCCCCTAAGCTTGGCTAAGAAGAAGTCGACGGTGAGCTACAACGACGTAATTGACCACGCTGTGACTTCAAACGAGCTGGCTGCTAATTACTTGACTGGTTCGGCTGAAATCCAAACCAGCCTTGCAGCGCTGATTCCAAACTACGCCAACACCACCTCCGACCACTATCCGGTGCAAACCCGCTACGTGTTCGGCACCGTGACCAGCACCAAGCAGGTGCGTCTGGCGGAGCAGCTGATCATCAGCCCCAACCCAACGAGCAACACTATCAGCCTGCAGCTGCCCACGCTAGTCGGCAACCTAACGCTGCAAGTAACTGCTACCGATGGTCGTGTTATTTTCACGGGTACTGGCCGCGCCGAGCAGCTCAATCAGCAGCTTGCCCAGCGCGTGGGCTCCCTGAAAGCTGGCCTGTACGTGGTGCGCGCTACCAGCGCTCAGAACACCTACGTTGGCCGCTTCGTGAAGCAATAA
- a CDS encoding winged helix-turn-helix transcriptional regulator, with protein MADKLQRGDLMSEACPSRTVLKHITSRWGVLVLIALEGKTRRFSELRRLINGVSERMLAQTLQWLESDGLVKRVAYDVVPPHVEYSLTPLGQEGAAKVRDLADWIEASLPSIAQQWNAPSVN; from the coding sequence TTGGCTGATAAGTTACAGCGCGGCGATTTGATGTCAGAGGCTTGTCCTTCCCGAACGGTACTTAAACATATAACCAGCCGGTGGGGAGTACTAGTGCTGATTGCGCTGGAAGGAAAAACCCGCCGTTTCAGTGAGCTGCGGCGCCTGATTAACGGTGTGAGTGAGCGGATGCTGGCCCAAACGCTGCAGTGGCTGGAAAGCGATGGGTTAGTGAAGCGAGTGGCCTACGATGTGGTGCCGCCCCACGTAGAATACAGCCTGACGCCTCTAGGCCAGGAAGGCGCCGCCAAAGTGCGAGACCTCGCCGATTGGATAGAAGCCAGTCTCCCAAGCATTGCGCAGCAGTGGAACGCTCCCTCCGTCAACTAA
- a CDS encoding peptidoglycan DD-metalloendopeptidase family protein: MLAQLLENHQHEFAAVLPIDLNAPDVARLDFSATNPLLKNANLHNTAAFEELVGQLLEAQNAHIGVGGYLENRVIYRRSELFGDPDPAVPSRSLHLGVDVWLRAGTPVMAPLDATVHSVQDNDNYGDYGPTVILQHQLEDTTFYTLYGHLTRRETMLLRPGMAIEKGEVFTEVGPAPENGDWPPHLHFQIISDLEGRSGDFPGVALPEEREKWAALCPNPNLILQSQWL; the protein is encoded by the coding sequence ATGCTTGCCCAGCTTCTGGAAAATCATCAGCACGAATTTGCCGCCGTGCTGCCCATCGACCTCAACGCCCCCGATGTAGCCCGCCTGGATTTTTCGGCGACCAATCCGCTGCTTAAGAATGCCAACCTGCACAATACTGCGGCTTTTGAAGAGCTGGTAGGCCAGTTGCTAGAAGCGCAGAACGCCCACATCGGTGTGGGTGGCTACCTCGAAAACCGGGTTATCTATAGGCGCAGCGAGTTATTTGGCGACCCCGATCCGGCGGTGCCGTCCCGCTCCCTACACTTAGGCGTTGATGTGTGGCTGCGCGCCGGCACGCCCGTAATGGCGCCGCTTGATGCCACCGTGCACAGCGTGCAGGACAACGACAACTACGGCGACTACGGCCCCACCGTCATTCTGCAGCACCAGCTCGAAGACACTACGTTCTACACCCTCTACGGCCACCTCACCCGCCGCGAAACCATGCTGCTCCGCCCCGGCATGGCCATCGAAAAAGGAGAAGTGTTCACGGAAGTAGGCCCCGCACCCGAAAACGGCGACTGGCCGCCTCACCTCCACTTCCAGATAATCAGCGACCTGGAAGGCCGCTCCGGCGACTTCCCCGGCGTAGCCCTCCCCGAAGAACGCGAGAAATGGGCGGCCCTCTGCCCCAACCCCAACCTGATTCTGCAAAGCCAGTGGCTCTAG